The following coding sequences lie in one Alicyclobacillus curvatus genomic window:
- a CDS encoding proline iminopeptidase-family hydrolase gives MNRRADERHQYTDRFTRTEGYVDVEGGRIWYMRVESPAPEPAASTPPAAVSSPPTAPKPPTQQTPLIVLHGGPGSAHLGMLPLQELADERPVIFYDQLGCGHSDRPTDKSLWTTERFVRELAILRDALDLQEVHILGHSWGTMLLCDYLLAKPTGVQTAVFSSPCLSAPRWVEDANRYREHLPTEVQAILKRCEDNGTTDSDEYEQASEVYTKLHVCRVEVPKEQRDARKWAFGEEVYNTMWGPSEFHATGTLKNYDRTERLHEISVPSLFCCGEYDEASPESTEYYHSLVRDSAFHVMAGCSHSPLREDPDAYLSMIRTFLSGSESHI, from the coding sequence ATGAACCGCCGAGCGGATGAGCGCCATCAATATACGGACAGATTCACTCGTACAGAAGGGTACGTCGACGTCGAAGGGGGACGCATCTGGTACATGCGTGTGGAGTCTCCAGCGCCTGAGCCAGCAGCGTCAACACCACCCGCAGCGGTGTCATCGCCTCCGACAGCGCCGAAACCACCAACACAGCAGACACCGCTCATTGTTCTTCACGGCGGCCCAGGAAGCGCTCATCTTGGCATGCTCCCTTTGCAGGAGCTGGCAGACGAGCGGCCAGTCATCTTTTATGACCAACTCGGATGCGGCCACTCCGACCGCCCGACAGACAAATCTCTTTGGACGACAGAACGGTTCGTTCGGGAACTCGCCATACTCCGCGATGCTCTCGACCTACAAGAAGTGCACATTCTTGGCCACTCATGGGGCACCATGCTCCTGTGCGATTATCTCCTGGCGAAGCCTACAGGTGTGCAAACGGCCGTCTTCTCGAGCCCGTGCCTCTCTGCGCCGCGTTGGGTAGAAGATGCCAACCGATACCGTGAACACTTGCCAACAGAGGTACAGGCCATCCTGAAACGCTGCGAAGATAACGGAACGACGGATTCTGACGAGTACGAACAAGCCTCAGAAGTCTACACCAAGCTCCATGTCTGCCGTGTGGAGGTCCCGAAGGAACAACGGGACGCGAGAAAGTGGGCGTTTGGCGAAGAGGTGTACAACACGATGTGGGGGCCATCGGAGTTTCACGCTACAGGTACACTTAAGAACTACGACAGAACAGAGAGGCTCCACGAAATCAGCGTCCCCTCCCTGTTTTGCTGTGGTGAGTACGACGAAGCCAGCCCGGAGTCAACCGAGTACTATCACTCACTCGTCAGAGACTCAGCGTTCCACGTGATGGCTGGATGCTCGCATTCCCCGCTTCGCGAAGACCCGGACGCGTACCTCAGCATGATTCGAACTTTCCTGAGTGGCAGTGAGTCACACATCTGA
- a CDS encoding D-2-hydroxyacid dehydrogenase: MSKLIFTLDLTEEQLKRVRAVVPDWEVISGKDPSIYAQHLQGAEIIAGWSSAAENAFRADPNFPVKWVHNWGAGVDKLPLTEFKARGVTLTNSSGVHAYPISETILGMMLSLTRNLHIYVRNQQQHIWHHGNLSAEMHGKTVGILGVGAIGLETARLCKAFGMKVLGVRRSAAPSDFVDEMHGLVGFEQNVLAHSDYVVNTLPHTKETHHLMDSSQFAAMKPSAFYMNIGRGGTTVESALIAALQNGEIAGAGLDVFETEPLPTDSPLWDMGNVIITPHTSGSTAYYNDRALDIFLTNLADFVAGRDLSVNTVNLDLQY, from the coding sequence ATGTCAAAATTGATATTCACTCTCGACCTGACGGAAGAGCAATTGAAACGTGTCCGCGCCGTCGTGCCAGACTGGGAAGTCATCAGTGGAAAAGATCCAAGCATTTACGCACAACATCTCCAAGGTGCAGAAATTATTGCTGGCTGGAGTTCAGCGGCTGAAAACGCCTTCCGCGCTGACCCGAACTTTCCCGTCAAATGGGTTCACAACTGGGGAGCTGGCGTCGATAAACTTCCGCTGACCGAGTTTAAAGCCCGCGGTGTTACGCTCACGAACTCCAGCGGCGTGCACGCTTACCCAATTTCTGAAACCATTCTTGGTATGATGCTCAGCCTCACGCGAAACCTGCACATATACGTGCGCAATCAGCAGCAGCACATCTGGCATCACGGAAACCTGTCCGCCGAAATGCACGGAAAAACCGTGGGTATCCTCGGCGTCGGCGCGATTGGTCTCGAGACAGCCCGACTGTGCAAGGCCTTTGGCATGAAGGTCCTCGGAGTCCGCAGGTCCGCTGCGCCGTCCGACTTTGTCGACGAAATGCACGGTCTCGTGGGATTTGAGCAAAATGTGTTGGCGCATAGCGACTATGTTGTAAACACCTTGCCGCACACCAAAGAAACCCATCACCTCATGGATAGCAGCCAGTTTGCCGCGATGAAACCGTCGGCGTTTTACATGAACATCGGTCGCGGTGGAACGACCGTGGAATCAGCGTTGATTGCCGCCTTGCAAAACGGAGAGATTGCTGGTGCAGGTCTTGATGTATTTGAGACCGAACCGCTCCCGACCGACAGTCCTTTGTGGGACATGGGCAACGTCATCATCACGCCGCACACATCGGGATCGACCGCGTATTACAACGACAGGGCACTCGACATTTTCTTGACAAATCTCGCTGATTTTGTCGCGGGCCGCGACCTATCCGTGAACACGGTCAACCTGGACTTGCAGTACTGA
- a CDS encoding FAD-dependent oxidoreductase, whose product MKVAIMGAGLSGLACAIELERNGIEPFIFEKRSIVGDRFVNGEVLLSMFARPIQDEIQYLSEEHNIYLQPTANISRFVMASRRKTAVLEGRIGFSNIRGRHENSFEQQLKNQLKAPIHCDSCYTYEDLLAEYTHVVVATGDASHANSIVGYDTDLSVTLMGRSVQGSFSRYTIYSWFDERFAPKGHGYLIPYSETEANIVIAYPEYGDVQTDSQEQMWTLFQNRVETDLNQSLITTDSFHIHGYPMGTAHFPRVGNTFFVGNNLGSLMPFFGFGQFTSILSGIYAARDICGRGSYEESIKGIQQSYRASLVMRRAFEKLNDDSLDLLVQKLSGRWGHWLLTTRHDVLKWVSYALRLWTGVS is encoded by the coding sequence ATGAAGGTCGCAATCATGGGGGCAGGCCTGTCCGGACTTGCATGCGCGATTGAACTCGAGAGGAACGGAATTGAACCCTTCATTTTCGAAAAACGCAGCATCGTCGGCGACAGGTTTGTCAACGGCGAAGTTCTCTTATCCATGTTTGCTCGACCCATTCAGGACGAAATTCAGTACCTATCGGAAGAACACAACATCTACTTGCAACCGACAGCCAATATATCCAGATTCGTTATGGCCTCACGCAGAAAGACTGCCGTTCTTGAAGGGCGGATTGGTTTCTCGAACATTCGTGGGAGGCACGAAAATTCATTTGAGCAGCAGTTGAAAAATCAGCTCAAGGCGCCAATTCACTGTGATTCATGCTACACCTATGAAGACCTGCTCGCAGAGTACACGCACGTGGTTGTGGCAACAGGTGATGCATCACACGCCAATTCCATCGTCGGCTATGACACAGACTTGTCTGTGACATTGATGGGCCGATCCGTTCAGGGTAGTTTCTCTCGTTACACCATCTATTCGTGGTTTGATGAGCGGTTTGCACCCAAAGGTCACGGGTACTTGATTCCCTACTCGGAAACGGAAGCCAACATCGTCATTGCTTACCCAGAATACGGCGATGTCCAGACAGACAGCCAGGAGCAGATGTGGACGTTGTTTCAAAACCGTGTTGAGACAGACCTCAATCAATCCTTGATAACCACGGATTCGTTTCACATCCATGGTTACCCGATGGGAACCGCACACTTTCCACGAGTGGGTAATACCTTTTTTGTTGGCAACAATCTCGGGTCCTTGATGCCTTTTTTCGGATTTGGACAATTTACGTCCATTTTAAGTGGCATTTACGCCGCTAGAGATATCTGTGGACGTGGCAGTTATGAGGAAAGTATCAAAGGTATCCAACAGTCTTACCGGGCTTCTCTGGTGATGCGGCGAGCATTTGAGAAACTGAATGACGACAGTCTGGACTTGCTGGTTCAAAAACTGTCCGGTCGATGGGGGCATTGGCTGCTCACGACGCGCCATGACGTACTGAAGTGGGTGTCGTACGCCTTGCGCTTATGGACAGGTGTCAGCTAA
- the aspD gene encoding aspartate 4-decarboxylase, translating into MERKYEQISPFEFKDELIRLAKEHEKKPVRTLLNAGRGNPNWIAATPREAFFALGDFALQESRRVWDERNLAGMPEVEGIADRFHDYVRKNQDRAGVSLLSRIVEWGIQDLGFHPDMWVHELADGIVGDNYPVPDRMLVHMEKVVYQFLVKQLYPMEEHGADSATQTFDLFAVEGATAGMCYIFDSLLANGLLKQGDKIAVLVPIFPPYIEIPSLDRYHFEVVEVRATGRTDKGLHTWQYPNSELDKLRDKDIKAMFLVNPSNPPSVAMDAQSMEYLKTIVERDNPLLMIVSDDVYGTFVDDYRSLMVSLPANTIGVYSLSKYFGVTGWRLGVIAVSKQNIFDDILKKLPTEEVEVLHRRYASLTEHPEGLRFIDRLVADSRQVALNHTAGLSTPQQVQMALFAAFDVLDKNNEYRELTKDICRRRMKRLYDGLELEMPKPEHGAFYYTEFDLAWWAATNYSQAFADYLQDHYEPVDILFRLAENSSIVLLNGGGFHGPNWSIRVSLANLDDEAYSRIGSELHNVLQEYVKEWEEQQ; encoded by the coding sequence ATGGAGCGAAAGTATGAACAGATAAGTCCGTTTGAGTTTAAGGACGAGTTGATTCGCCTAGCAAAGGAACATGAAAAAAAACCAGTACGGACGTTGTTAAACGCAGGTCGAGGAAATCCCAACTGGATTGCGGCCACGCCGAGAGAGGCTTTTTTCGCGCTCGGCGACTTTGCGCTGCAAGAGAGTCGCAGGGTCTGGGATGAGAGAAATTTGGCGGGCATGCCTGAGGTGGAGGGGATAGCAGACCGCTTTCACGACTATGTCCGGAAAAATCAAGACCGAGCGGGAGTATCGCTGCTCTCACGGATTGTCGAGTGGGGGATTCAAGACCTGGGGTTCCATCCCGATATGTGGGTTCACGAGTTGGCGGACGGAATTGTCGGAGATAACTACCCGGTCCCTGACCGGATGCTTGTACACATGGAAAAGGTGGTTTATCAGTTTTTGGTTAAACAGCTTTATCCGATGGAAGAGCACGGCGCGGACTCAGCTACGCAAACCTTTGATTTATTCGCTGTAGAAGGTGCAACAGCAGGGATGTGCTACATTTTTGACTCTCTCCTCGCCAATGGGCTGCTGAAACAAGGGGACAAAATTGCCGTGTTGGTGCCCATCTTCCCGCCGTACATCGAAATACCAAGCCTTGACCGTTACCATTTTGAGGTTGTTGAAGTGCGTGCGACGGGACGGACGGACAAGGGACTGCACACATGGCAGTATCCCAATTCTGAACTGGACAAGCTGAGAGACAAGGACATCAAGGCGATGTTCCTGGTCAACCCCAGCAACCCCCCGTCTGTCGCCATGGATGCACAGTCCATGGAGTATCTTAAGACGATTGTGGAACGAGACAATCCTCTGTTGATGATTGTATCAGACGATGTTTACGGCACGTTTGTCGACGACTACCGTTCATTGATGGTAAGTCTGCCTGCAAACACAATTGGCGTGTACTCGCTGAGCAAGTACTTTGGCGTAACCGGGTGGCGCCTTGGCGTCATTGCCGTCAGCAAACAAAACATATTCGACGACATCTTAAAGAAGTTGCCGACAGAAGAGGTTGAGGTGCTGCATCGGAGATATGCGTCGCTGACGGAACATCCGGAGGGTTTGCGCTTTATTGACCGTTTGGTTGCCGACAGCCGTCAAGTGGCACTGAATCACACTGCGGGTTTGTCAACCCCGCAGCAAGTCCAAATGGCGCTGTTTGCGGCTTTCGATGTACTGGACAAAAACAACGAGTACCGTGAGTTGACAAAAGATATCTGTCGTCGCCGCATGAAACGCTTGTATGACGGTCTTGAACTTGAGATGCCTAAACCGGAACACGGGGCCTTTTATTACACCGAATTCGACCTCGCATGGTGGGCGGCGACAAACTATAGCCAGGCTTTTGCAGATTACCTTCAGGACCACTACGAGCCCGTTGACATCCTCTTCCGATTGGCTGAAAACAGCTCAATTGTCCTTCTCAACGGAGGGGGATTCCACGGTCCGAATTGGTCCATTCGCGTGTCCCTGGCCAACCTTGACGACGAGGCGTACAGCCGCATCGGATCGGAACTGCACAACGTCTTGCAGGAATACGTGAAGGAGTGGGAAGAGCAGCAATAA
- a CDS encoding GNAT family N-acetyltransferase has translation MTFYDRLSKYFPDHELKHEGQMNELIDDHEAYKVHEEEDFVVTYAEFPEFIFIDYLLVSSKTRGKGTGTKVLDAFKKRGKTVILEVEPPDADDADTMKRIRFYEKNGFQKAEHIEYTRPDDDGTPHTMDVYYWAPDEVSEHSILKQMTTVCREIHNFRAMKYYGRLIAEPDEVLEWLH, from the coding sequence ATGACTTTTTACGACCGCTTGTCGAAGTACTTTCCCGACCACGAGCTGAAGCACGAGGGTCAGATGAATGAACTGATTGATGACCACGAGGCTTACAAGGTCCATGAAGAGGAAGATTTTGTTGTCACATACGCGGAGTTTCCTGAGTTTATTTTCATCGACTACTTGCTTGTCTCATCGAAGACACGCGGGAAAGGCACAGGCACCAAAGTCCTCGACGCGTTTAAGAAGCGCGGCAAGACCGTCATTCTGGAAGTGGAACCCCCAGATGCGGATGACGCAGATACGATGAAGCGAATTCGCTTTTATGAGAAGAACGGGTTTCAGAAGGCAGAGCACATCGAATATACCCGACCGGATGACGATGGTACACCCCACACGATGGACGTTTACTACTGGGCTCCTGATGAGGTCAGTGAGCACTCCATTCTGAAACAGATGACAACGGTATGTAGAGAAATTCACAACTTCCGGGCGATGAAGTACTACGGGCGACTCATTGCCGAACCGGATGAGGTCTTAGAATGGCTGCACTAA
- a CDS encoding IS256 family transposase, which yields MTSVHELGTSDLMEILVKDFVKEKLELIMREEIDNFLKVEYEGKRPSRNGTYGRSLETRFGKIENLRVPRDRKDAFQTRVFAPYQRREGWLEEAVIHMYKGGMSTRDIAKFIEGMFGTQYSPTTISNITSTVLEDIEAWQQRPLDKRYSVIYLDGIYIKLKRNTVSSEVIYLAMGINEDGYRQILGFYVGGKESANGWRDVLKDLYRRGAKEVLLGVFDGLPGLEEAFRETYPRADVQHCIVHKVRSTFPKIRVKDKVEFIGDLKTIYTALDRDLALAAFDTVKSKWSKTYPKEIQSWEDQLSTLLTFYKFPKLIRGSIYTSNAIERTNKELRKRFRPMNSLTNMDAAEKIIYLEVTTYNEKWSTRVIRGFGDAETKTELKRMYEERYPSMSEVSAQE from the coding sequence ATGACTAGTGTACACGAACTTGGCACGTCGGATCTAATGGAAATTCTCGTGAAGGACTTCGTCAAGGAAAAACTTGAGTTGATCATGCGTGAGGAGATCGACAATTTTCTAAAGGTTGAATATGAGGGCAAGCGTCCCAGCCGAAACGGAACCTATGGTCGCTCCCTAGAAACACGGTTTGGAAAAATAGAGAATTTGCGGGTTCCCCGAGACCGTAAGGACGCCTTTCAAACTCGAGTGTTTGCGCCATACCAGCGTCGAGAGGGCTGGTTAGAAGAGGCTGTCATTCACATGTATAAGGGTGGGATGAGTACCCGCGACATCGCAAAATTCATCGAAGGCATGTTTGGCACGCAGTACTCCCCAACGACCATCAGTAACATCACGAGTACCGTCTTGGAAGATATCGAAGCATGGCAGCAACGTCCATTAGATAAACGCTATTCCGTGATTTATTTGGACGGCATCTATATCAAACTTAAGCGCAACACGGTGAGCAGTGAAGTCATCTATCTGGCGATGGGCATCAACGAAGATGGATATCGACAGATCCTCGGCTTCTACGTTGGCGGAAAAGAAAGCGCCAATGGCTGGAGGGATGTGCTCAAGGACCTGTATCGTCGCGGAGCGAAGGAGGTCTTGCTGGGGGTATTTGACGGGTTACCTGGCCTGGAAGAAGCGTTTCGAGAAACGTACCCAAGGGCAGACGTTCAACACTGCATCGTACACAAGGTGCGCAGTACGTTCCCGAAAATTCGAGTCAAGGACAAGGTTGAGTTTATCGGCGACCTCAAAACGATTTATACCGCATTGGATAGGGACTTAGCCTTGGCAGCGTTCGATACGGTCAAGAGCAAGTGGAGTAAAACCTATCCGAAAGAAATTCAATCGTGGGAAGACCAACTTTCAACGCTACTGACGTTTTACAAATTTCCAAAGCTGATTCGCGGGTCCATCTACACATCCAACGCAATCGAGCGGACGAACAAAGAGCTACGCAAGAGGTTTCGACCGATGAACAGCTTAACGAACATGGATGCAGCTGAGAAAATCATCTATCTTGAAGTCACGACTTATAACGAGAAATGGAGCACAAGAGTCATCCGTGGCTTCGGGGATGCGGAAACGAAGACAGAGCTGAAGCGAATGTATGAGGAACGCTACCCAAGCATGTCAGAAGTCTCTGCGCAGGAATAA
- a CDS encoding transposase, with protein sequence MNGVKYKNFEQASFEDIMVYSVIPPHPFWDAVANYIDFSFADKLCAPLYSPIGQHPYAPSLKLKIHLVQRYYNISDREMELKIVGDIFIKRFLGVPISLAKFDHSTIALDRSRLGADIFHACHVNILAQALNLGMWGQDDDRWLVDAFHTHANVATPSVYELIQQAAQKLVRYLKRHNPARYEKLKENMDVGAFFRKLKREVQGSERNLAFSNLCVLAFSLVAWLERADTDDMDTQWKNDNEQETAKQQREVLLRILRENVTPKLPDENQSPSSENVEPQKEDIQYVEQDKNNKPSDRVVSAHDPEVRVGHKSKKLAFIGDKTQVVESANSHLVLNAEPIPGNEVDGIALESVVKAVVDEFDKRPKEVVADSAYGNAENRDKLSKELHILLTAPLPKFTNPSGKAFRAEDFTYIPERDVVVCPGGYTSVRKNHIKQSKGTQHGFAEEDCTACPLRAQCTDHAKGRTVFVSDYWELIQEAKKYNASQEGQEALRARYEIERTNNEMKRHHGLGKPRTRGRSKLRIDVKITSMVVNVKVMVKELLNRGKPLEAPVCL encoded by the coding sequence ATGAACGGGGTAAAGTACAAGAACTTTGAGCAAGCCTCCTTCGAGGACATCATGGTGTATTCAGTCATACCACCTCATCCATTCTGGGATGCAGTGGCGAATTACATTGATTTCTCGTTTGCGGATAAGCTCTGTGCCCCCTTGTACTCACCCATCGGCCAACACCCGTATGCTCCGTCCTTGAAACTTAAAATCCATCTCGTACAGCGGTACTACAACATTTCCGACCGTGAGATGGAGCTAAAGATCGTCGGTGATATCTTCATTAAGCGATTTTTAGGTGTACCGATCTCACTCGCAAAGTTTGACCACAGCACAATTGCGCTGGACAGGAGTCGGCTTGGCGCGGATATATTCCATGCCTGTCACGTGAATATCCTCGCTCAGGCACTGAACCTCGGCATGTGGGGACAAGATGATGACCGCTGGTTGGTAGATGCGTTCCACACGCATGCCAATGTTGCTACGCCAAGTGTATATGAGCTCATTCAACAAGCGGCTCAAAAGCTTGTGCGTTACTTGAAGCGTCATAACCCAGCGCGTTACGAAAAATTGAAGGAGAACATGGATGTGGGGGCATTCTTTCGCAAACTCAAGCGTGAGGTGCAGGGCAGCGAAAGAAATCTCGCCTTCAGCAATCTATGTGTTTTGGCGTTCAGTTTAGTGGCATGGCTGGAACGTGCGGACACCGACGACATGGATACCCAGTGGAAAAACGACAATGAGCAGGAAACAGCCAAGCAACAACGCGAGGTGCTCCTGCGTATTTTACGTGAGAACGTTACTCCGAAGCTCCCTGACGAAAACCAGTCTCCTTCATCTGAGAATGTGGAACCACAGAAAGAGGATATTCAGTACGTTGAACAGGACAAAAATAACAAGCCCTCCGACCGTGTAGTGAGTGCACATGACCCAGAAGTACGTGTTGGGCACAAGTCCAAAAAGCTGGCGTTTATTGGCGATAAGACACAAGTCGTGGAGTCGGCCAACTCTCACCTAGTCCTCAATGCGGAGCCTATCCCTGGTAATGAAGTAGATGGAATTGCACTGGAGTCGGTTGTAAAGGCTGTGGTGGATGAGTTCGACAAGCGTCCCAAGGAAGTAGTGGCAGACTCAGCTTACGGAAATGCTGAGAATCGCGACAAGCTCTCCAAGGAACTACATATCCTTCTAACGGCACCGTTGCCCAAATTCACGAACCCGTCCGGAAAGGCATTTCGAGCTGAAGACTTCACATACATACCGGAACGTGACGTGGTCGTGTGTCCTGGTGGGTACACGTCAGTCCGAAAGAACCACATTAAGCAATCTAAGGGTACACAACATGGATTTGCTGAAGAGGATTGCACAGCATGCCCTTTACGTGCGCAGTGCACCGACCATGCAAAGGGACGTACTGTGTTCGTGAGTGACTACTGGGAACTGATTCAGGAGGCAAAGAAGTACAATGCGAGCCAGGAGGGTCAAGAGGCACTTCGAGCTCGATACGAAATTGAACGCACCAATAACGAAATGAAACGTCACCACGGACTCGGAAAGCCCCGAACCCGTGGTCGTAGCAAGTTGCGGATCGACGTTAAGATTACCTCTATGGTGGTCAATGTAAAGGTAATGGTGAAGGAGTTATTGAACCGAGGTAAGCCGTTAGAGGCCCCCGTCTGCCTCTAA
- a CDS encoding fumarate reductase iron-sulfur subunit, translating into MARELTFRIMRYNPETPDVKPHLQDFKLKEEPGMTLFVVLNKIREEQDSSLRFDFVCRASICGSCGMLVNGRPTLACRTLTKDLSEVTTLLPLPVFKLLGDLSVDTGTWFREMSIRTESWVHDDSEFDPTAEEERMDNEKALQIYEGERCIECGCCIGGCATANIRPDFIGAAGINRIARFMVDPRDKRTEQEYFEVVGSEDGVFGCIGLMACDDNCPVGVPLRGQIAYVRRKMASAGWKMKVKS; encoded by the coding sequence ATGGCCCGCGAACTGACGTTTCGAATCATGAGATACAATCCGGAGACACCGGATGTGAAGCCGCACTTGCAGGATTTTAAGCTTAAAGAAGAACCAGGTATGACGCTGTTTGTCGTACTGAATAAGATTCGCGAAGAACAGGATTCAAGTTTACGGTTCGATTTTGTGTGCCGGGCATCCATCTGCGGTTCCTGCGGGATGCTGGTCAATGGGCGGCCGACTTTGGCCTGCCGGACCCTGACCAAAGACCTTTCTGAGGTCACGACACTCTTGCCGCTTCCCGTCTTTAAATTGCTTGGAGACCTGTCTGTCGATACAGGTACCTGGTTCCGTGAGATGTCTATACGCACGGAATCATGGGTCCATGACGATTCCGAGTTTGATCCGACGGCAGAGGAAGAGAGAATGGATAACGAAAAAGCTCTGCAGATATATGAAGGCGAGCGGTGCATTGAATGTGGTTGCTGCATTGGTGGCTGTGCAACAGCCAACATTCGCCCGGATTTCATTGGCGCGGCAGGTATTAACCGCATCGCGCGATTTATGGTCGACCCTCGGGATAAGCGTACAGAGCAAGAGTACTTTGAAGTCGTTGGCAGCGAAGACGGGGTATTCGGGTGCATTGGTTTGATGGCTTGTGACGACAACTGCCCTGTCGGTGTTCCGCTTCGTGGTCAAATCGCGTACGTTCGGCGAAAGATGGCCAGTGCCGGCTGGAAGATGAAGGTCAAGAGCTAA
- a CDS encoding fumarate reductase flavoprotein subunit gives MGHYDMFVTDVLVIGAGLAGERAAIESARNGLNVTLLSLVPPRRSHSSAAQGGMQASLGNTAMGKGDNPDVHFMDTVKGSDWGCEQDVARLFADTAPIVMREMAHWGVPWNRVSLEKRIYDGKEIHEDPDKVGLISARNFGGTAKWRTCYTSDGTGHTVLYTMDSIVQKYGITVHDRVEALSLIHDGETCYGAIVRDLRNGELRVYTAKSTVIATGGYGRLYGASTNAVINEGTGMSIAYETGVVPLGNMEAVQFHPTGIVPSWILITEGARGDGGYLLDKNGYRFMPDYEPNKKELASRDVVSRRMIQHIRAGYGVDSPYGQHLWLDIRHLGAKHINTNLREIATICREFNGIDPVHELIPVRPTQHYSMGGIRTNIDGQAYGLKNLYALGEAACWDLHGFNRLGGNSLAETVVAGKIVGEKIAEFTKDVTLNVSTSLVEDHLLMQQKRIENLRAKKGTENVYELRNRMETALNTNVHVFRTQEHLQAAVDELRELHKRSKYIQLRGDGNGADPELAFALRLPGMIRLALTIATGALARTESRGSHFREDYPKRDDENWLKRTLAYWREGASEPELQYEPVKITESQPGDRGYGEATAGAKSGVKQ, from the coding sequence ATGGGGCATTACGACATGTTTGTAACCGACGTGCTGGTCATCGGCGCCGGATTGGCTGGTGAACGAGCTGCCATTGAATCCGCGCGCAACGGGTTGAATGTCACATTGCTGAGCTTGGTGCCACCGAGACGGTCGCACAGTTCCGCTGCACAGGGCGGCATGCAAGCTTCACTGGGTAACACCGCGATGGGCAAAGGCGACAATCCTGATGTCCATTTTATGGATACTGTCAAAGGTTCTGACTGGGGCTGTGAGCAGGACGTAGCGAGGTTGTTTGCAGACACTGCGCCGATTGTGATGCGTGAGATGGCGCACTGGGGAGTACCTTGGAACCGAGTATCGTTGGAAAAACGCATTTACGATGGCAAGGAGATACACGAAGATCCGGACAAGGTAGGACTCATTTCAGCACGTAACTTCGGTGGAACTGCGAAATGGAGGACCTGTTATACGTCTGACGGAACAGGTCATACCGTTTTGTACACAATGGACAGCATCGTCCAGAAGTACGGGATTACAGTGCACGACAGGGTTGAAGCCCTTAGTCTCATTCACGACGGTGAGACCTGTTATGGGGCCATTGTGCGCGATCTCCGAAACGGGGAACTGCGCGTGTACACAGCAAAGTCGACCGTCATCGCGACTGGTGGATATGGACGCCTGTACGGCGCTTCAACAAATGCGGTCATCAACGAAGGTACCGGCATGTCCATCGCGTACGAGACGGGTGTTGTCCCGCTGGGAAACATGGAGGCCGTACAGTTCCATCCAACCGGCATTGTTCCTTCGTGGATTTTGATTACAGAAGGTGCTCGTGGCGACGGCGGATACCTGCTCGATAAAAATGGCTATCGGTTCATGCCGGACTACGAGCCAAACAAAAAAGAACTAGCGTCCCGCGACGTTGTGTCGAGGCGTATGATCCAGCACATCCGTGCCGGTTACGGAGTCGACAGCCCGTATGGACAGCATCTGTGGCTCGACATCCGGCACCTCGGCGCCAAGCACATCAATACCAATCTTCGCGAGATTGCGACCATCTGCAGAGAGTTCAACGGTATCGATCCGGTACACGAACTCATCCCCGTTCGGCCTACGCAGCACTACAGCATGGGCGGAATTCGGACGAACATCGACGGACAGGCCTACGGACTCAAAAATCTCTATGCTCTCGGCGAAGCAGCGTGTTGGGACCTCCACGGCTTCAATCGCCTCGGCGGGAACTCCCTCGCAGAAACGGTTGTTGCAGGCAAGATTGTCGGTGAGAAAATTGCCGAGTTCACGAAAGACGTGACGTTGAACGTATCGACGTCGCTCGTCGAGGATCACCTCTTGATGCAACAGAAGAGGATTGAGAATCTGCGTGCAAAGAAGGGCACGGAAAACGTATACGAACTGCGTAACCGGATGGAAACGGCCCTGAACACCAACGTGCACGTGTTTCGAACGCAAGAACATCTGCAGGCAGCAGTGGACGAACTGCGTGAGCTACACAAGCGGTCGAAGTACATTCAACTCCGCGGTGATGGCAACGGTGCTGACCCAGAGTTGGCCTTTGCGCTTCGTCTCCCAGGCATGATCCGCCTCGCATTGACCATTGCCACCGGGGCGCTTGCCCGAACGGAGAGTCGCGGTAGTCATTTCCGTGAGGACTATCCAAAGCGCGACGATGAGAATTGGCTGAAGCGGACCCTCGCGTACTGGCGGGAAGGGGCCAGTGAGCCCGAGCTTCAGTACGAACCCGTGAAGATTACGGAGTCCCAGCCCGGAGATCGTGGCTACGGCGAAGCAACCGCGGGCGCAAAATCTGGGGTAAAGCAATGA